A window of Malania oleifera isolate guangnan ecotype guangnan chromosome 2, ASM2987363v1, whole genome shotgun sequence genomic DNA:
ATCAAtacaattttttgaatttaaagtttaaaatttatgATCCCAAACATAAGATGGATATTTTTGTTTTCCACTAATCACTTTTTTGATTAAAAACAAACATAGAAATTCCACTAATCACATTTTCAGAAATGAATACTATGATCTATCAACATCACTGTTTGCGAAGTCAGCTTCCCCATGACATGGCCTCCTCCACTCTCTGTCAAGCCACAGTTGGCACTTGGCAGAGGTCTCACAGGCATCAAATTTAGGTTTCCCCATAATGACATAAAAAGACACATACGGGGTACCCTTATTTAGGGACCTACCTCAAATTTAGGTTTCCCCTTTAATTTAATGCAGGAAGAAAATGCAAAATTAGTCAAATTACCAAAGTTGCCCATGCCCTTCCAATGAAACCACACCATCCACAAGGGCAACAAGGTAGTGCCTAAATTACCAAATTGCCCATGTCCTTTCAATGAAATCGCTCACTTCTTTTGTACCAAGTCTCATCGGTGTCCTCTTGTCTCTGGATACTCCAACAATTGCAGCAAGAGAGTACAGAACTACCCAAACTACAAATTTGCCCAAGCCCAAGCCCACCACCACTTTTGGACCAAACCTTTATCTGTCCCTTGTACAAACGCAAGGGAGAAGGGCAGAAATTGCCCATGCCCTTCCTATGAAATCACACCACTACTTCCACCGGACCATCCAGCTGTCCCTTTGACAGCTTCTTCTGCAAGGGCAGCTAGAGAGTGCAAAGCTGCTCAAATTATCAAATCGCCCATGCCCTTCAGTGAAATCACATCACCACTTCTGCACGCGAGACCCTCCGTCTGTCCCttcttttttttggattacggAATTTTGGCGTGTCCCTTTTATGGTATGGTTCACGTGACTAATCCACGCCAAGCCGACCTTTGAACTCCAAAGGAAGATCAATTTCAGAAATCTAGACGGAAACGAGTTTGAACACCATGAGAGGCCCGCACCGCGAACTACCACCTGAACCAAACCCTCAGTTCCGTCTGTCCCTTCTTTGCAACAAGAAAAGAAGGTGCAAACCCTTCCCCCCCGAGCTTACTCAATGACCCATGACCACGCCAGGAAGAAAGGGAAGACTACCCAAATTACCAAATTGCCCATTTCTTCTCCACAAACTGTTGAAACTTGAAagcaattttatttattttatatatatttttccattttttattttgcaCTTCCGCTCTAAACTTGTGTAGATTTGAAttagaaaaagaagaagcaaaagaaGCAGAGATTAAGCGTAAAATATTGTAAAATGCAGACAAAAGTAGGTGGCACTACCTGAGCAGAGGGAAACGGGGGGTGTGGAAACAGAGCAAGCAGTAGGGAGGGCGAGGGCTTTGGTTACGTTGATTTCGAGGCCGACGCTGCTGGAGTTGCCGATGAGCTGGCAGAGGCACTGAGGCTTGCTCTCCACCAGCCCCGCTAGCTCCGGGCAGCACGCCTTGTCCGGCTTCGTCACATTGCTCCCCTGCTCCACGTACGTCAAGCAATCCGACAAGTTATACAAGCTCGTCAGGCAGTCGTCCGGCGCCGACGGCGCCGGCGCCCCCTCCGAGAAAGACCCCGGCCCCGGCGCCCCCTCCGAGAAAGACCCCGGCCCCGGCGCCCCCACCGAGAAAGGCTCCGGCCCCGGCGCGGCGACCGCCTCCACCGGCGTGTGTGCTGCGGCCACGGCCAGCGCCGCCGCAAACAACGCCGCCAGGATGAGTGTTCTTGCTCTGGCGAGTCTGCACCTGGCCATTGTGGGTGCGTCGCCTGTGTTTGTTTTTTCGGGGGGAGAAGGCAGAAGGGAGGCGGTGATATAAAGAGGGTGAGGGGAAGGTTGAATTGAAGAGGGGCGAGCGGCGGTGACGTGATGGGGGTTTTGGTGGCGAAAATTAATGCAACTAACACCCAACTTTAGGTGCGCAAGTAAAGGCAGTGTTGTCTCTCTTGGTATTGTAGAGATATCATGTTTGGCAGCATCCCATGAATCTATATGGGTAGGATTCACATGGGTCCCCTCCACTTTTCAACCAATCCACATGGGAAGTGAGAGTCCAGTTTGTAATCATATGCATGCAACTTATTTCACAATAATTAAGGTTTTAGAGAGATATTTTTACTCTTCCATTCTTTCTCGCTATCAACTGTTGTCCTTGTCAAATCCAATACCATAGCCTTGGATGATGACATTCTTCCAGAAATTGTGCATGAGATTGAGCAACAATGTGAAGATGTTGAAGACTGTGATCTCAAGCGCTAGATAAGTTCTCGAGGATGCTTATATAAAGTCTATAAAGACATATGAATAATAAGAGATGTTTGGTTGGTACTAAGGGTTAAAGTGAAGGTTGTatgaattaataataatataagctTGGAATCATGGCTAGGATTCAGGATATTATTTTGATTGGGACGTGATGGTGATAACAACAAAGTTTGATGTGTGGTTTTTGTTGTAATGACAATAGTAAAGAATAAACAAATTAATGAATCAAGAAACAATGACATGACATATACAACAAGGAGGATACCAATGGTTTTAGGCTTTCAACTTTTGCCCAAAATGAACAATCtcttataaatttcaaaaaggttaaaggaatattaatgataattaatTAGAATGTGATGCATCATAGCTATAGCTTTTTATGCTATAAACTAGACGTAGAATCGTAAGTATACTTCAATTTTAGCTACTCACTTCTAGTTCGTGTGAATAGACCACAATTTTTGCCTAAATCTGACAACTACTCTAACAGTCCTACCTAAGATCACATAGGAATAGAATCACTCCACATTTATATAGGTAAATCCATTAAGTGTGTACTAACTAAGCACGTCACTTGAACTTTGGCTTTGACCCAGTGATTTATGTTTTTATCCCTGTAGACACTCTAATTTTTACCAAATCTTTTTGAAAATACCCAGTGTAATAAAATTTGACTTTGAGTCCTGAATGattctaaattttaaaattaagatcCTAAGTCcccataattttcaaaaaaaaaaaaaatgagtcctTTTAATTAGTCGAGttcctcaaaaatttcaaaaaataaaaaaaatttgaaactgagttttgtaaatttccaaaaaaaatagaatctttcaaaatcattttaga
This region includes:
- the LOC131148016 gene encoding non-specific lipid transfer protein GPI-anchored 2-like gives rise to the protein MARCRLARARTLILAALFAAALAVAAAHTPVEAVAAPGPEPFSVGAPGPGSFSEGAPGPGSFSEGAPAPSAPDDCLTSLYNLSDCLTYVEQGSNVTKPDKACCPELAGLVESKPQCLCQLIGNSSSVGLEINVTKALALPTACSVSTPPVSLCSAIGIHVGVPSPSVTPPSSSETALPPGSPSPAGSATTPSSENSPSGASSIADSQLACLVGLAFAFLPTFF